A region from the Halonatronomonas betaini genome encodes:
- a CDS encoding FAD-dependent oxidoreductase translates to MKLIVIGGVASGTSAAARATRVNPDVEVTLYEKDDDISYSGCGLPYYISGVIDERSSLIINTPEKFSDKYGITMKASHEVTKIDPEKKEIHYKDLVNDEEGTDSYDKLIISTGAKPIMPPIPGIDLKNIVSLRTVNHADRHRRITTNSEVNKVTIVGGGLIGMEMAEAYAELGLEVTVVEKSEHILSLINSELSEKVENHCRENGVKFFLGQGVTEFKGKDKVEKVILDSGKEIETDMVLIAIGIRPVSKLAKEAGIELGVQDSIKVNGRMETNLDDIWACGDCVQSVNLVSGHPAWVPLGSTANKQGRVAGENAVGGNNFHRGILGTGITKVFDYIVATTGIKEDEAKAAGFDPFSITIKAPNHAGYYPGFEYFSLRGIFDKETGRILGAEGVGRSGVDKRIDVLATAIYAEQTADDLFQIDLGYAPPYSVPKDPVAILGMLAKKKI, encoded by the coding sequence ATGAAATTAATTGTTATTGGTGGAGTTGCCTCTGGGACCAGTGCAGCGGCCAGGGCAACTAGAGTAAATCCAGACGTTGAAGTCACTCTATATGAAAAAGATGATGATATTTCTTATTCAGGCTGTGGGCTTCCCTATTATATTTCAGGGGTTATTGATGAGCGGAGCAGTTTAATCATTAATACGCCTGAAAAGTTTTCAGATAAATATGGTATTACTATGAAGGCTTCTCATGAAGTTACTAAAATCGACCCAGAAAAAAAGGAGATCCATTATAAGGATTTAGTAAATGATGAAGAAGGAACTGATAGTTATGATAAACTAATTATTTCTACAGGGGCGAAACCGATAATGCCTCCAATACCAGGGATTGATCTTAAGAATATAGTGTCTTTAAGGACAGTAAACCATGCTGATCGTCATAGAAGAATCACAACGAATTCAGAGGTTAATAAAGTAACAATAGTCGGTGGAGGACTTATCGGTATGGAGATGGCAGAAGCTTATGCTGAGCTTGGCCTTGAAGTTACAGTTGTAGAAAAAAGTGAACACATTCTGTCCTTGATAAATAGTGAGCTTTCTGAAAAGGTTGAAAATCATTGTAGAGAAAATGGGGTTAAGTTCTTTCTTGGTCAGGGAGTTACTGAATTTAAAGGAAAAGACAAAGTTGAAAAGGTAATTCTTGACTCAGGAAAAGAGATAGAAACAGATATGGTTTTAATAGCGATTGGAATTCGTCCAGTTTCAAAGCTGGCCAAAGAAGCAGGCATTGAACTAGGGGTGCAAGATTCTATAAAGGTTAATGGTCGGATGGAAACAAACCTTGATGATATTTGGGCCTGTGGAGATTGTGTTCAGTCAGTTAATCTAGTCAGTGGTCATCCAGCCTGGGTTCCTCTTGGTTCGACTGCTAATAAACAGGGCAGAGTCGCTGGTGAGAATGCTGTTGGCGGCAATAATTTTCATAGAGGGATTTTAGGTACCGGTATTACCAAGGTCTTTGATTACATTGTTGCAACAACTGGAATTAAAGAAGATGAAGCTAAGGCAGCTGGCTTTGATCCATTTTCGATTACAATTAAGGCACCTAATCATGCAGGATATTATCCAGGTTTTGAATATTTCAGTTTAAGAGGTATTTTTGATAAAGAGACTGGAAGAATTTTAGGAGCAGAAGGAGTTGGCCGGAGTGGAGTAGATAAAAGGATAGATGTCCTGGCAACAGCGATTTATGCCGAGCAGACAGCAGATGATCTTTTCCAAATTGATCTCGGTTATGCTCCTCCTTATTCAGTGCCGAAAGATCCAGTTGCAATCCTGGGTATGTTAGCTAAAAAGAAGATATAA
- a CDS encoding amino acid permease, with product MAEENVQKQDELAKDLGLIEALTIGIGVMIGAGIFILPRFAIGNAGPAAIFAYLLAGVIALISAASTAEVATGMPKSGGLYYFISRALGTFWGTIAGVALWLSLSFAVAFYLQGFGEYMAMLLPFGANHIAIALIIGVMFVAINYRGVKESGTTQNLITAVLLAILVGFVTWGAFNVDTTKLTPFFPYGGGEILPVTALVFVSFIGFGEIAAVAEEIKDPGRNLPLALFGSVIIPTVLYVAVILVAAGILPLEGIIDMQAPIVEAARVFGGTFGALAITFAALMATASSANASVLASSRISFAMGRDKILPEFFNDIHEKYFTPSKAILLTGGITIFLVVAADVESLSSAAGVLTLVNYALVNIAVIVLRMRPPEDYRPSYTTPGYPYLQIVGTVSSVGVIFLADRPAQISAAVLLVLSLAWFFVYSKKRSTVSGISENIDWKEEYSFFNTQDNLTPVLNGATAGISTKREFSPYHLLTAVANPASGRSLLNISNKLLERSALDSEISVLNIIEIPEQLPLNTARDRESFMEQRKKTQKDLFDLVQEISAETGTMINPRVKYARDRYNTMINTIKNENVDFLMLGWHGSINLSKISRSMVGQLVRKAPCKVGVLKDRGLDEICKILVPFRGSEHAEFGLDLAGDFSETEDCLVTILRVVKPGTDVEKEKSRAKKEVDKILPEDRQVNYEIKVVENDVVAEGIVEEANQGGYDLTIIGASKEFRFKNILFGSIPDVVADSVESSVLMVRTYDKKISKEVEKVSKEDQEKAEKSDEPEKI from the coding sequence ATGGCAGAAGAAAATGTTCAAAAACAAGACGAATTAGCTAAAGATTTAGGCTTAATTGAAGCTTTAACGATAGGAATTGGAGTGATGATCGGTGCAGGTATCTTTATCCTGCCGAGGTTTGCAATAGGCAACGCCGGTCCAGCAGCAATTTTTGCTTATCTACTGGCCGGGGTTATAGCTTTAATTTCAGCAGCCAGTACAGCTGAAGTAGCCACTGGAATGCCTAAAAGTGGTGGATTATATTATTTTATCTCCAGAGCATTAGGAACATTCTGGGGAACTATTGCCGGGGTGGCTCTCTGGTTAAGTCTTTCATTTGCTGTCGCCTTTTACCTCCAGGGTTTTGGAGAATATATGGCGATGTTATTGCCCTTTGGAGCAAACCATATTGCTATCGCATTGATAATAGGGGTTATGTTTGTAGCAATTAATTATCGTGGTGTCAAAGAAAGTGGCACGACCCAGAATTTAATTACAGCAGTCTTACTGGCAATTTTAGTCGGTTTTGTTACCTGGGGAGCATTTAATGTTGACACAACTAAATTGACTCCTTTCTTCCCCTATGGAGGTGGCGAAATCCTTCCAGTTACAGCATTAGTATTTGTTTCCTTTATTGGTTTTGGAGAAATTGCAGCTGTAGCTGAAGAAATAAAAGATCCTGGAAGAAATTTGCCCCTTGCTTTATTTGGCTCTGTAATAATACCAACAGTTTTATACGTTGCAGTAATATTAGTTGCTGCTGGAATATTACCATTAGAAGGAATTATTGATATGCAGGCCCCTATTGTTGAGGCAGCAAGAGTATTTGGCGGTACATTTGGAGCACTTGCGATTACCTTTGCAGCCTTAATGGCTACTGCTTCTTCAGCCAATGCTTCTGTTCTGGCTTCTTCCAGAATTAGTTTTGCCATGGGCCGGGATAAAATCTTGCCAGAATTCTTTAATGATATCCATGAAAAATACTTTACCCCATCTAAGGCAATCTTACTTACAGGTGGTATCACAATATTTTTAGTTGTTGCTGCAGATGTCGAAAGCCTATCAAGTGCAGCCGGTGTTTTAACTTTAGTTAATTATGCACTGGTAAATATTGCTGTAATCGTTTTAAGAATGAGGCCACCAGAAGATTATCGGCCAAGTTATACAACTCCAGGTTATCCTTATTTACAGATAGTTGGTACAGTTTCGTCTGTTGGAGTAATCTTTTTAGCAGATAGACCGGCCCAGATAAGTGCAGCAGTATTACTGGTCTTGAGTCTGGCCTGGTTTTTTGTCTACAGTAAAAAGAGATCAACAGTATCTGGTATTTCAGAAAATATTGATTGGAAAGAGGAATATTCATTTTTCAATACTCAAGATAATTTAACACCGGTATTAAATGGTGCAACTGCAGGAATTAGTACAAAAAGAGAATTTTCGCCTTATCATTTATTAACAGCAGTGGCCAATCCTGCAAGTGGTCGTTCATTATTAAATATTAGTAATAAATTACTTGAAAGGTCTGCCCTTGATTCAGAAATATCTGTACTTAACATCATAGAGATTCCGGAACAACTTCCTTTGAATACAGCCAGAGACCGGGAAAGCTTTATGGAGCAACGTAAAAAAACTCAAAAAGATCTGTTTGATTTAGTACAGGAAATCTCAGCTGAAACTGGTACGATGATTAATCCCCGGGTTAAATATGCTAGAGACAGATATAATACAATGATTAATACAATTAAAAATGAAAATGTTGATTTCTTAATGCTTGGCTGGCATGGAAGTATTAACCTATCAAAAATATCTAGAAGTATGGTTGGCCAGCTGGTCAGGAAAGCTCCATGTAAAGTTGGGGTTTTAAAGGATAGGGGTTTAGATGAGATCTGTAAAATTCTTGTTCCATTCAGAGGCAGTGAACATGCTGAATTTGGTCTGGACCTTGCTGGAGATTTCAGTGAAACTGAAGATTGTCTGGTCACGATTCTAAGAGTCGTAAAACCAGGTACTGATGTTGAAAAAGAAAAATCTCGGGCCAAAAAAGAGGTCGATAAAATTCTTCCAGAAGATAGACAGGTCAATTATGAAATCAAAGTAGTTGAAAATGATGTTGTTGCAGAGGGTATTGTTGAAGAAGCCAATCAGGGCGGATATGATTTAACAATTATCGGTGCTTCAAAAGAATTTCGATTTAAGAATATCTTATTTGGTTCTATACCTGATGTTGTTGCTGATAGTGTTGAAAGTTCTGTATTGATGGTTAGAACCTATGATAAGAAGATTTCAAAGGAAGTTGAAAAAGTTAGCAAAGAAGACCAGGAGAAAGCTGAAAAGAGCGATGAACCTGAAAAAATATAA
- a CDS encoding TrkH family potassium uptake protein: MPAVSYLKKKYSQIFYYSGLVIFFASFAFLLPLISFIFYPAEISLFRFFIPSIILSLIIGGTLYLYFKNRADNLQLTTKEGGIVVVFSWIILILLSTIPFILGMGLNFTQATFEAVSGWTTTGLSVVTESETPAVFLLWRSIMQFLGGAGITVIALSAILPVNNLSLYRAEARSDKLLPHVKKSTRLIVKLYSVFIIFGIIAYIISGMEPFSAINHSMAALSTGGFSIYGGSIGHYNSLPIEIITILLMLIGTINFATHYTLIKGEYKKFLRNAEIKVMIWLSIIFLSLYTFVIRPGETLNWLSELRISAFQILSALSTTGFSTIDFATWSPIGIFLIILLMLIGGGTGSTAGGIKQFRIFLAFKAVLWTVRDEFLPRRSVREDYLWRGENKVYIRPEHIKEAFIYIFIYFVTFLIGSAFFVHAGYSIGDSMFEFASTLGTVGLSIGITGPDLPVHLLWVQVIGMFLGRLEFLIIIFSLSKIFKDLKVSLGGK, from the coding sequence ATGCCGGCTGTTAGTTACCTAAAGAAAAAGTACAGTCAGATATTCTATTATAGCGGACTTGTAATCTTTTTTGCCAGTTTTGCATTTTTGCTACCTCTGATCAGCTTTATTTTTTATCCAGCAGAAATAAGTTTATTCAGGTTTTTTATTCCCTCGATTATCCTCAGCTTAATAATTGGAGGGACATTATATCTTTATTTTAAAAATAGAGCTGATAATCTTCAGCTTACAACAAAAGAAGGCGGGATTGTTGTTGTATTTAGCTGGATAATTCTGATCCTATTATCGACTATTCCCTTTATCCTGGGGATGGGACTTAATTTTACTCAGGCTACCTTTGAGGCTGTTAGTGGTTGGACTACAACCGGTTTAAGTGTTGTTACTGAGTCAGAAACTCCAGCAGTATTTCTGCTCTGGAGGAGTATAATGCAGTTTTTAGGCGGTGCTGGAATAACAGTTATTGCACTATCTGCAATTTTGCCAGTAAATAATCTGAGCCTCTATCGAGCAGAAGCCAGGAGCGATAAATTATTGCCCCATGTTAAGAAATCGACTAGATTGATTGTTAAACTCTATTCAGTCTTTATTATTTTTGGAATTATAGCTTACATAATCTCTGGAATGGAGCCCTTTAGTGCAATCAATCATTCAATGGCAGCTCTTTCAACAGGAGGTTTTTCTATTTATGGTGGAAGTATAGGCCATTACAATAGCCTGCCAATAGAGATTATAACAATTCTTTTAATGCTTATAGGAACAATAAATTTTGCAACCCATTATACATTGATAAAAGGTGAATATAAAAAGTTTCTAAGAAATGCTGAAATAAAGGTGATGATCTGGCTCTCAATTATATTTTTGTCCTTATATACTTTTGTAATCAGGCCTGGAGAAACTTTAAACTGGTTAAGTGAGCTAAGAATATCAGCCTTTCAAATATTATCTGCTCTTTCTACCACTGGTTTTTCAACTATTGATTTTGCAACCTGGTCTCCAATAGGTATTTTTTTAATAATTCTATTGATGTTAATTGGTGGCGGGACCGGCTCTACTGCTGGAGGTATTAAACAGTTCAGAATATTTTTGGCTTTTAAAGCAGTGTTATGGACAGTTAGGGATGAATTTCTGCCCAGGCGGTCAGTTAGAGAAGATTATCTCTGGCGAGGAGAGAATAAAGTATATATAAGGCCAGAGCATATTAAAGAAGCATTTATCTATATATTTATCTATTTTGTAACATTCCTAATTGGATCTGCTTTTTTTGTCCATGCAGGCTATTCGATTGGAGACAGCATGTTTGAATTTGCATCTACTCTAGGTACAGTAGGTTTATCGATAGGAATAACCGGGCCTGATTTACCTGTTCATTTACTCTGGGTTCAGGTTATTGGAATGTTTCTTGGAAGGTTAGAATTTTTAATAATTATATTCTCATTAAGCAAAATATTTAAAGATTTAAAAGTTAGTTTAGGAGGCAAATAA
- a CDS encoding potassium channel family protein, protein MKLLIVGGDELVYHLSRRLISKGHEITIINKDREYSKELARNLNATIVCGDAVDPDVLEDANIREVDMLAALTHKDQDNLIICRLAQKYYKIPRTAALINDPDNQAIFNDLNIDSLFNITSLLGSLLEQNISHEEVTNLFMIEEGNLSVTKCLIPEEAPADGKTLKELELPLSIVLGGILRDGEMLIPRGGTKIKSGDKVIIISLPAEQGAAISALRGEN, encoded by the coding sequence ATGAAACTTCTGATTGTTGGCGGAGATGAGCTTGTATATCATCTTAGCAGGCGCTTGATTTCAAAGGGCCATGAAATTACAATTATCAACAAAGACCGTGAATATAGTAAAGAACTTGCCAGGAATTTAAATGCTACTATTGTCTGTGGTGATGCCGTTGATCCAGATGTATTGGAGGATGCCAATATTAGAGAAGTAGATATGCTGGCAGCTTTGACCCATAAAGATCAGGATAATTTAATTATCTGCAGACTGGCTCAAAAATATTATAAAATCCCCAGAACTGCAGCACTTATAAATGACCCAGATAATCAGGCTATCTTTAATGACTTAAATATTGATTCTTTATTCAATATCACATCTTTACTTGGATCACTCTTAGAGCAGAATATCTCCCATGAAGAGGTCACCAACCTCTTTATGATAGAAGAGGGCAATCTATCTGTAACTAAATGCTTAATTCCAGAGGAAGCACCAGCTGATGGCAAAACTCTGAAAGAGTTGGAGCTGCCATTGAGTATTGTTTTAGGTGGAATATTAAGGGATGGTGAGATGCTAATTCCAAGAGGTGGTACAAAGATCAAATCTGGAGATAAAGTAATAATAATTTCACTGCCTGCCGAACAGGGAGCTGCGATCTCAGCATTAAGAGGTGAAAATTAA
- a CDS encoding NAD-binding protein: MFIVIIGCGRTGSRLAGHLSSAGHDLVVVDQNEETFQDLPVEFSGFEITGNALVHNTLEEARLETADLCIISTDKDKVNFMISQLIQNKYPGTKIIVKGIEPKLIDIYDHDKVTVFSEKDILVDKIYNSIVSNEVSG, encoded by the coding sequence ATGTTTATAGTAATAATCGGCTGTGGCAGAACAGGTTCCAGACTGGCCGGACATTTATCTTCGGCCGGCCACGATTTAGTTGTAGTTGATCAGAATGAAGAGACCTTTCAGGATCTCCCGGTAGAATTTTCTGGCTTTGAAATAACAGGGAATGCTCTGGTCCATAATACCCTGGAAGAGGCAAGGCTTGAAACGGCTGATTTATGCATTATTTCTACAGATAAAGATAAAGTCAACTTTATGATCAGTCAGTTGATTCAGAATAAATACCCAGGAACAAAAATAATAGTAAAGGGTATTGAGCCTAAATTAATAGATATTTATGATCACGATAAAGTAACTGTCTTTTCAGAGAAAGATATACTGGTAGATAAGATTTATAATTCTATTGTTAGTAATGAGGTGTCAGGATAA
- a CDS encoding sigma-54-dependent transcriptional regulator — protein sequence MTDKKLLIIDDEENIRKMLKKSLEAENYQIELALNGEEGLEKVKGGNFDLILLDLNLPGMDGIEVLEQLREEDNLTPVLIITGYGSVDSAVKVMKLGAIDYLQKPFNPEEIKEQIQQIIDRKEISGKDAEDFKDYDSLIIRAKSAINQRDFSLAENLLQKANNIKSERPEPFNLLGVLAEVRGDSGQAMKMYRAALDIDPTYKPAQENLERSSDFKSYPDDANLGEDIKDQEE from the coding sequence ATGACAGACAAAAAACTATTGATTATAGATGATGAAGAGAACATTAGAAAGATGTTGAAGAAATCCTTAGAAGCTGAAAATTATCAAATTGAGCTTGCACTCAATGGAGAAGAGGGTCTTGAAAAAGTTAAAGGTGGTAATTTTGATTTAATTCTTTTAGATCTCAACCTTCCTGGCATGGATGGTATAGAGGTTTTAGAACAGTTAAGAGAAGAAGATAATCTAACTCCTGTATTAATAATTACAGGGTATGGAAGTGTTGATAGTGCCGTAAAGGTTATGAAATTAGGAGCCATCGATTATCTCCAGAAACCCTTTAATCCAGAAGAGATTAAAGAACAGATTCAGCAGATAATTGACCGAAAAGAGATTTCAGGCAAAGATGCTGAAGATTTTAAAGACTATGATTCACTAATAATAAGGGCAAAGTCTGCAATTAATCAGAGAGATTTTTCGCTGGCAGAAAACCTTTTGCAAAAAGCCAATAATATTAAGTCAGAACGGCCTGAACCCTTTAATCTCCTGGGCGTTTTAGCAGAAGTCAGGGGTGATTCAGGGCAGGCAATGAAAATGTATCGGGCAGCTCTTGATATTGATCCAACCTATAAACCTGCCCAGGAAAATTTAGAAAGATCCAGTGATTTTAAAAGTTATCCTGATGATGCTAATTTAGGTGAAGATATCAAAGACCAGGAGGAATAG
- a CDS encoding response regulator, whose amino-acid sequence MNKKILIVEDEKNILFVFSRLLENKGYKVISAEDGLKGLELAQDELPDLILLDLVLPKLDGFKILNTLKDDENTKDIPVIIISARSDNESIEETLKAGAENYLVKPVDRNKLLAEVDKYI is encoded by the coding sequence ATGAATAAAAAAATTCTCATTGTTGAAGATGAAAAGAATATTCTATTTGTTTTTTCAAGACTCTTAGAGAATAAAGGCTATAAAGTAATATCTGCCGAGGATGGGCTAAAAGGTTTAGAGCTTGCCCAGGACGAACTTCCAGATTTAATCTTACTGGATTTAGTCCTTCCGAAACTTGATGGGTTTAAAATCTTAAATACCCTTAAAGATGATGAGAATACTAAAGACATTCCTGTAATAATCATTTCAGCCCGCTCTGATAATGAGAGTATAGAAGAGACATTAAAAGCCGGGGCAGAAAATTATCTAGTCAAACCAGTAGATCGGAACAAACTTTTAGCCGAAGTTGATAAATATATATAA
- a CDS encoding HAMP domain-containing sensor histidine kinase → MRKLTKSISGKIYTGFILVIIILLLVALWSINNFSQLSSAINNIMEENYRSIQSSENMIEAIERQDSSILLVLSGQETEGLTAFRNYEQEFLKWFSRAEDNITISGESQIITELNERYTEFLVKFDEFRELELEERQQFYNEVYSEQFFETKEKIRELRSINQDEMISAQQAADFRAGRAMLSTALISIAGIIIAILSGFYLTKRILAPVEQLQSGIQKVAAKNFKEKLPVNSEDEIGELTEEFNKMIDKLQEYENVNVRKLLVEKEKSEAIVNHISSPLLVTDAENNLILFNQESKDLFDLKDEDLNKHFLEVINNQELFACITGEIECEKNEAGTPVLELEKNNSKNYYKILNKRVYKEIKSDNNKLKFSVTLLEDITRLKEIDQLKSDFISTVSHEFRTPLTSITMALNMLVAEDLGDINSDQEELLQNSLDDCDRLTSLVEDLLDLSKMESGKIELDIRSVKLKKLTQNTIKHFADQAEEKSINLYIDDISEDLTVDVDPNKISWVISNLVGNALRYTGEGDQIKISASQRGNLVYVEVYDTGKGIKKSDLSRIFEKFYRSESNESKTGSGLGLTIAKEIITAHNGRIWVDSEKGSWTKFTFSLPVAKNNNPEIEEIKDE, encoded by the coding sequence ATGAGAAAATTAACAAAATCTATCTCAGGAAAGATATATACTGGTTTTATTCTTGTGATAATAATATTACTTTTAGTTGCCCTCTGGTCAATTAACAACTTCAGTCAGCTCTCTTCAGCAATTAATAATATAATGGAGGAAAATTACCGGTCAATTCAGTCCAGTGAAAATATGATAGAGGCCATTGAACGCCAGGATAGCAGCATTTTACTTGTGCTAAGTGGCCAGGAAACAGAAGGGCTGACTGCTTTTAGAAATTATGAACAGGAATTTTTGAAATGGTTTAGTCGAGCTGAAGATAACATTACTATATCTGGAGAAAGCCAGATTATTACAGAACTCAATGAGAGGTATACAGAGTTTCTAGTAAAATTCGATGAATTTAGAGAATTGGAACTTGAAGAGCGGCAACAGTTTTATAATGAAGTTTATTCAGAACAATTTTTTGAGACCAAAGAAAAAATAAGAGAATTAAGAAGTATTAATCAGGATGAAATGATATCTGCTCAACAGGCAGCAGATTTTAGAGCCGGCAGGGCAATGCTGTCTACAGCCCTAATCTCTATTGCCGGAATTATAATAGCAATTTTATCCGGGTTTTATTTAACAAAAAGAATTTTAGCTCCAGTTGAGCAACTCCAGTCAGGTATTCAAAAAGTTGCAGCAAAGAACTTTAAGGAGAAACTTCCTGTAAATTCTGAGGATGAAATTGGAGAATTAACAGAAGAATTCAATAAAATGATCGATAAGCTTCAGGAATATGAAAATGTAAATGTCAGAAAACTTCTTGTTGAAAAAGAAAAGTCTGAAGCTATTGTCAACCATATATCAAGTCCCCTATTAGTTACAGATGCAGAAAATAATTTAATATTATTTAACCAGGAAAGTAAAGACCTCTTTGATTTAAAAGATGAAGATTTAAATAAACATTTCCTTGAAGTCATAAATAATCAGGAACTTTTTGCCTGTATCACAGGGGAAATAGAATGTGAAAAAAATGAAGCAGGAACACCAGTTTTAGAGCTAGAAAAAAATAATTCAAAAAATTATTACAAGATCTTAAATAAAAGAGTTTATAAAGAAATAAAATCAGATAACAATAAACTTAAATTCTCTGTTACATTGCTAGAAGATATAACCCGCTTAAAAGAGATAGACCAGTTAAAATCAGATTTTATCTCAACTGTCTCCCATGAATTTAGAACGCCATTAACTTCAATTACAATGGCTCTAAATATGCTGGTAGCTGAAGATCTAGGAGATATTAATTCTGACCAGGAAGAGCTCCTGCAGAACTCTCTTGATGATTGCGATCGTTTAACAAGTTTAGTTGAAGATTTACTTGATCTTTCCAAGATGGAATCAGGCAAGATAGAGTTAGATATTAGATCTGTAAAATTGAAAAAATTGACTCAGAATACTATTAAACATTTTGCAGATCAGGCTGAAGAAAAGTCAATAAATCTTTATATTGACGATATTTCAGAGGATTTAACAGTAGATGTTGATCCCAACAAAATTAGCTGGGTTATTTCAAATTTAGTTGGTAATGCTCTCAGGTATACCGGTGAAGGTGATCAAATAAAAATCTCTGCCTCACAGAGGGGAAATCTGGTTTATGTAGAAGTATATGATACAGGTAAAGGCATTAAAAAATCCGATTTAAGCAGGATTTTTGAAAAGTTTTATCGGAGCGAAAGTAATGAATCAAAAACTGGGTCAGGTTTAGGTTTAACTATTGCCAAGGAGATTATTACTGCTCATAATGGCAGGATCTGGGTAGATAGCGAGAAAGGTAGCTGGACTAAATTTACTTTCTCATTACCTGTGGCTAAAAACAATAATCCAGAGATAGAGGAAATTAAAGATGAATAA
- the hcp gene encoding hydroxylamine reductase, protein MFCYQCEETAKNEGCTIKGVCGKTAETANLQDLLVYVLKGISFYGEKLRELGSDTSEEIDVFITKGLFATVTNTNFDSDDFVELIDEAQEIREEVADKFNRLYKEQNGSEYQGSLPPQATWKGSRDEYDDKAFEVGILTTENEDVRSLRELLTYGIKGIAAYNDHAYVLDKKDKEIFNFMQKGLAATLDDSLSADELTGLVLECGEYGVKTMALLDEANTSAYGHPEPTEVNIGVGDRPGILVSGHDLKDFEELLEQTKDTGIDIYTHGEMLPANSYPEFKKYDHLKGNYGGSWWKQKEEFEKFNGPILMTTNCLVPPKDSYKDKVFTTGVVGFDGMTHIADRPEGGSKDFSPVIEAAKNAAAPEELETGIVHGGFAHNTVLSIADKVIEAIQNGDISRFVVMGGCDGRLKNRDYFTDVAKELPENAVILTAGCAKYRYNKLDLGDIGGIPRVLDAGQCNDSYSLVVIAQKLAEAVGVDDINDLPISYDIAWYEQKAVIVLLALLSLGVKGIRLGPRLPAFVSENVLNVLVDKFDIKPTGDAQEDVEAIMAGN, encoded by the coding sequence ATGTTTTGTTACCAGTGTGAAGAGACAGCTAAAAATGAAGGCTGTACTATTAAAGGAGTTTGTGGAAAGACAGCAGAAACAGCCAATCTTCAGGATTTGCTGGTCTATGTACTGAAAGGGATCTCGTTCTATGGCGAGAAATTAAGAGAACTGGGCTCCGATACCAGCGAAGAGATTGATGTATTTATTACTAAAGGTTTATTTGCAACTGTTACCAATACTAACTTTGACTCAGATGACTTTGTCGAATTAATCGATGAAGCCCAGGAGATCAGAGAAGAGGTCGCAGACAAATTCAATAGATTATATAAAGAGCAGAATGGCTCAGAATATCAGGGATCACTGCCACCACAGGCGACCTGGAAAGGCAGCAGAGATGAATATGACGATAAAGCTTTTGAAGTCGGCATCCTGACAACAGAAAACGAAGATGTCCGTTCATTAAGAGAGCTATTAACCTATGGTATTAAAGGTATTGCAGCCTATAATGACCATGCTTATGTTTTAGATAAAAAAGATAAAGAAATCTTTAATTTTATGCAGAAAGGTCTGGCAGCAACTCTAGATGATAGTCTTTCTGCCGATGAACTGACCGGTCTTGTTCTTGAATGTGGAGAGTATGGTGTTAAAACTATGGCCTTATTAGATGAAGCCAATACCTCAGCCTATGGCCATCCAGAGCCAACTGAAGTCAATATTGGTGTTGGCGATCGTCCAGGTATCTTAGTCAGTGGCCACGATCTTAAAGATTTTGAAGAACTATTAGAACAGACTAAAGATACTGGCATCGATATCTATACCCATGGTGAGATGCTACCTGCTAACTCCTATCCAGAATTCAAAAAGTATGACCATCTAAAAGGAAATTATGGTGGCTCCTGGTGGAAACAGAAAGAAGAATTTGAGAAGTTTAATGGACCAATTTTAATGACAACTAACTGTCTGGTACCACCTAAAGATTCATATAAAGATAAAGTCTTTACAACCGGTGTTGTCGGCTTTGATGGCATGACCCATATCGCCGACCGTCCAGAAGGCGGTAGCAAAGACTTTAGTCCAGTAATTGAGGCTGCTAAGAATGCTGCAGCTCCAGAAGAGTTAGAAACAGGAATTGTTCATGGAGGCTTTGCTCATAATACAGTCCTCTCAATTGCCGATAAAGTTATCGAAGCTATCCAGAATGGAGATATCAGTCGCTTTGTTGTCATGGGTGGTTGTGATGGCCGCTTAAAGAACCGTGATTATTTCACAGATGTTGCTAAAGAACTGCCAGAAAATGCAGTTATCCTGACAGCAGGTTGTGCCAAGTACCGTTACAATAAACTTGACCTCGGAGATATTGGCGGAATTCCAAGAGTTCTTGATGCCGGTCAGTGTAATGACTCCTATTCATTAGTTGTTATTGCCCAGAAATTGGCAGAAGCTGTTGGAGTTGATGATATTAACGATTTACCGATTTCCTATGATATCGCCTGGTATGAGCAGAAGGCAGTAATAGTCTTACTTGCCCTACTCTCACTTGGTGTCAAGGGGATCAGGCTTGGCCCCCGTCTTCCAGCCTTTGTTTCAGAAAACGTCCTAAATGTCTTAGTCGATAAGTTTGATATCAAACCTACAGGCGATGCTCAAGAAGATGTTGAAGCCATAATGGCAGGCAACTAA